A genomic region of Desulfomicrobium macestii contains the following coding sequences:
- the truB gene encoding tRNA pseudouridine(55) synthase TruB → MSAPSLKQLDGVLVLHKPGGPTSADCLNQIKRRLGQKKIGHAGTLDPMATGVLVVLLGQGTKLAGYLVDGRKTYRGRLILGQTTDSYDTQGKVLAEAPWEHLDPDAVRAEVLGWKGTISQEVPPVSAAKHQGKPLYALHRAGQEVPVKVKDVTIFDSQLLSMELPSLDFRVTCSAGTYIRSLAHSLGMRLGCGAVLSELEREASHPFTLAQAHDLEKVLESKDQLHELVLPMTQALPHWPKLVLSHEQAALVQNGAWLPTSLFPDYPAQEGDRALMLSAERAPLALMEAGMRAGVLSWAILRGLWQA, encoded by the coding sequence ATGAGCGCACCGTCACTGAAACAACTTGACGGGGTGCTGGTTTTGCATAAACCGGGAGGTCCCACTTCGGCGGATTGCCTGAATCAGATCAAGCGCCGCCTGGGGCAGAAAAAAATCGGGCACGCCGGTACCCTCGACCCCATGGCCACGGGAGTTCTGGTGGTCCTGCTCGGACAGGGCACCAAGCTGGCCGGCTATCTGGTCGATGGCCGCAAGACCTACCGGGGGCGCCTGATCCTCGGACAGACCACGGACAGCTACGATACGCAAGGCAAGGTTCTCGCCGAAGCGCCATGGGAGCACCTGGACCCCGATGCAGTGCGGGCCGAGGTGCTCGGCTGGAAGGGAACCATCAGCCAGGAAGTGCCCCCGGTATCGGCGGCCAAGCACCAGGGCAAGCCCCTGTATGCCTTGCACAGGGCCGGCCAGGAAGTTCCGGTCAAGGTCAAGGATGTAACAATTTTCGATTCGCAGCTGCTCTCCATGGAGCTGCCGAGTCTTGATTTTCGAGTCACCTGTTCCGCGGGAACCTACATCCGCTCCCTGGCCCACAGCCTGGGGATGCGACTTGGGTGCGGAGCGGTGCTCAGCGAACTGGAGCGGGAGGCAAGCCACCCGTTCACCCTCGCCCAGGCACATGATCTGGAAAAAGTGCTGGAAAGCAAGGATCAGCTCCATGAGCTTGTCCTGCCCATGACCCAGGCCCTGCCCCACTGGCCCAAGCTCGTGCTCAGTCACGAACAGGCCGCGCTCGTGCAGAATGGGGCATGGCTGCCGACGAGCCTTTTTCCCGATTATCCGGCCCAGGAAGGGGACCGGGCTCTCATGCTCTCCGCCGAAAGGGCCCCCCTGGCCCTGATGGAAGCGGGCATGCGCGCGGGAGTCCTGTCATGGGCCATCCTGCGCGGGCTTTGGCAAGCCTGA
- the rpsO gene encoding 30S ribosomal protein S15 translates to MVLTPERKAEVVKEYGKTETDTGSPEVQVALLTERITYLTDHFKGHKKDFHSRTGLLKLVGKRRQLLNYLKNKDIQRYRDLIAKLGLRK, encoded by the coding sequence GTGGTCTTAACCCCTGAACGCAAGGCTGAAGTTGTAAAGGAATATGGCAAAACCGAAACTGATACCGGGTCTCCTGAAGTACAGGTAGCCCTGTTGACCGAACGGATTACGTACCTCACTGACCACTTCAAAGGTCACAAGAAGGACTTCCATTCCCGCACAGGTCTGCTGAAGCTCGTCGGCAAACGCAGACAGCTTCTGAATTACCTGAAGAACAAAGACATTCAGCGTTACCGCGATCTGATCGCGAAACTCGGTCTGCGCAAGTAG
- the rbfA gene encoding 30S ribosome-binding factor RbfA codes for MQRSNSRRAIQMGDQIMQVLASLLIQEVEDPTLALVTITGVRLNRDFSIAEVLYTHLRGRAAEPEITKALYHAKGFLRSRLSKELNLRGIPDLRFKWDTFLEDMVYDAPPETDS; via the coding sequence ATGCAAAGAAGCAATTCGAGACGCGCCATACAGATGGGCGATCAGATCATGCAGGTCCTGGCCTCGCTCCTGATTCAGGAGGTCGAGGACCCGACCCTTGCCCTTGTAACCATCACCGGAGTGCGCCTGAACCGGGATTTCAGCATTGCCGAGGTCCTCTACACCCACTTGCGCGGACGCGCGGCAGAGCCCGAGATCACCAAGGCGCTCTACCATGCCAAGGGTTTTCTGCGTTCGCGGCTGAGCAAGGAGCTCAACCTGCGCGGCATCCCGGACCTGCGATTCAAGTGGGACACCTTCCTCGAAGACATGGTGTACGATGCCCCTCCTGAAACAGATAGCTGA
- a CDS encoding DUF503 domain-containing protein: protein MIIGTLRLEFRLHGVFSLKEKRKSANSLKQKLRNTFNVAVAETESQDSHQVLVLGVVTVSNDTAHVHSRLSKVLAMVEASTADELVHADMDVFGA from the coding sequence ATGATCATCGGCACCCTGCGCCTGGAATTCCGCCTGCACGGCGTTTTTTCCTTGAAGGAAAAGCGAAAAAGCGCCAACAGCCTGAAGCAGAAGCTGCGCAACACCTTCAATGTTGCCGTGGCCGAAACCGAATCACAGGATTCCCATCAGGTCCTGGTTCTCGGGGTGGTCACGGTCTCCAACGATACGGCGCACGTACACAGCCGACTGTCCAAAGTACTGGCCATGGTGGAAGCTTCCACCGCCGACGAGCTTGTCCATGCCGACATGGACGTATTTGGAGCCTGA
- a CDS encoding DHH family phosphoesterase, with amino-acid sequence MPLLKQIAEQLRDADNFLVLAHVSPDGDALGSMLAMGELLDALGKKVVLFNESGIPRRFEWLTPKREILTRLPEEEPDNLIVLDCGSAERAGELIAPWLKTKKVFNIDHHLGNPMFGTLNWVEQRASSVGEMVGMLARKLGVPLVGLLGEYVYLALISDTGDFCFNNTRPETLEMAAEILRLGLLPGPFHEQKQSTGKLSQLQMRGTVLQQARLYADGQISLICFTRELFEQTGTGPEDTEGLVNTVLYVNGVQVAISLREEEQGIKFSLRSKSSTNVQTVAFRFGGGGHRNAAGGTLLMDMEQAKATMIQAVTEELGKS; translated from the coding sequence ATGCCCCTCCTGAAACAGATAGCTGAGCAACTGCGGGACGCGGACAATTTTCTTGTCCTCGCGCACGTTTCCCCGGACGGCGACGCCCTGGGCTCCATGCTGGCCATGGGAGAACTTCTCGACGCCCTGGGCAAGAAGGTGGTCCTCTTCAACGAGTCCGGCATCCCCCGTCGCTTTGAATGGCTCACGCCCAAACGCGAGATCCTGACCCGTTTGCCCGAGGAAGAGCCGGACAACCTCATAGTTCTGGACTGCGGCAGCGCCGAACGGGCCGGAGAACTCATCGCGCCGTGGCTCAAGACCAAGAAAGTGTTCAACATCGACCATCACCTGGGCAATCCCATGTTCGGCACCCTGAATTGGGTCGAACAGCGTGCGTCATCGGTGGGCGAAATGGTCGGCATGCTGGCCCGAAAGCTGGGAGTCCCGCTGGTGGGCCTGCTGGGCGAATATGTCTATTTGGCGCTCATTTCCGACACCGGGGACTTCTGTTTCAACAACACCCGACCCGAAACCCTGGAGATGGCCGCAGAAATCCTGCGCCTGGGCCTTTTGCCCGGACCTTTCCACGAACAGAAGCAATCCACCGGAAAGCTCAGCCAGCTTCAGATGCGCGGCACTGTCCTGCAACAGGCCCGCCTGTACGCGGACGGGCAGATCAGCCTCATCTGCTTTACGCGTGAACTCTTCGAGCAGACTGGAACAGGCCCCGAGGATACCGAAGGACTGGTCAACACCGTCCTCTACGTAAACGGGGTACAGGTGGCCATCAGCCTGCGCGAGGAAGAACAGGGCATCAAATTTTCGCTGCGTTCCAAAAGCAGCACCAACGTGCAAACCGTGGCCTTCCGCTTTGGCGGAGGCGGGCATCGCAACGCCGCCGGCGGGACCCTGCTCATGGACATGGAGCAGGCCAAGGCGACCATGATCCAGGCCGTGACCGAGGAGCTGGGCAAGTCATGA